The following proteins come from a genomic window of Eubalaena glacialis isolate mEubGla1 chromosome X, mEubGla1.1.hap2.+ XY, whole genome shotgun sequence:
- the LOC133082666 gene encoding melanoma-associated antigen B3-like: MPRGQKSELRAREKRRQARSGTQGLTRAQAAAAEEEAASSSSPPPLGVTTQRKPGAKSRSTLKSRQRALGTTTKPAGVSPTRSYKGAKGKIEKKHSSSQAPVSAVWSRKGPLRKTASVLVQFLMHMYKKKKPVMKAHMLKIIAKKYQNRYLEILRRASFSMEVVFGVDLKEVDPTKHSYTFVSKMALPSNGTMSCGRGFPKTGLLMHLLGVILMKGNCATEENVWEFLNKMRVYAGKRHFIFGEPKKLITQDLVKLKYLEYRQVANSDPARYEFLWGPRAHAETSKMKVLEFLAKINHTVPSAFQSWYEEALKDEEERAQASGCSSVLSGSSHTESGADSALCG, encoded by the coding sequence ATGCCTCGGGGTCAGAAGAGTGAGCTCCGCGCCCGTGAGAAACGCCGCCAGGCCCGAAGTGGGACCCAGGGTCTGACGCGTGCTCAGGCCGCTGCAGCCGAGGAGGAAGCCGCCTCGtcttcatctcctcctcctcttggaGTTACTACTCAGAGAAAGCCGGGTGCTAAGTCACGTAGCACTCTCAAGAGTCGTCAGAGGGCCCTAGGCACCACCACTAAGCCTGCAGGTGTTTCTCCCACAAGATCATACAAAGGAGCCAAAGGCAAAATTGAGAAAAAGCACAGTTCCTCTCAGGCCCCCGTCTCCGCTGTGTGGTCTCGAAAAGGCCCTCTAAGGAAGACAGCGAGTGTGTTGGTGCAGTTCCTGATGCAcatgtataaaaagaaaaagcctgtTATGAAAGCACATATGCTGAAGATTATCGCTAAGAAGTACCAAAATCGATACCTTGAGATCCTCAGAAGAGCTTCCTTCAGCATGGAGGTGGTATTTGGTGTTGACTTAAAGGAAGTCGACCCTACCAAGCATTCTTACACCTTTGTCAGCAAAATGGCTCTCCCCAGCAATGGGACCATGAGCTGTGGCAGGGGATTCCCCAAGACCGGTCTCCTGATGCATCTCCTGGGTGTGATCCTCATGAAGGGCAACTGCGCCACAGAGGAGAATGTCTGGGAATTCCTGAATAAGATGAGAGTCTATGCTGGGAAGAGGCACTTCATATTTGGGGAGCCCAAGAAGCTCATCACCCAAGATTTGGTGAAGCTGAAGTATTTGGAATACCGGCAAGTGGCCAACAGTGATCCAGCGCGCTACGAGTTCCTGTGGGGCCCGAGAGCCCACGCCGAAACCAGCAAGATGAAAGTCCTGGAGTTCCTGGCCAAGATCAATCACACCGTCCCCAGTGCCTTCCAGTCTTGGTATGAAGAGGCTTTGaaagatgaggaagagagagCCCAAGCCAGTGGATGTTCCAGTGTTCTGTCCGGCTCCTCCCACACAGAATCTGGGGCAGATTCTGCACTTTGTGGCTGA